A portion of the Acidimicrobiales bacterium genome contains these proteins:
- a CDS encoding MmgE/PrpD family protein: MTLAEELGAFFAEARPEELPAVAREHGAMVVASTLASAACGIAIDSTRVLRSLAEQRGGKAESSLWFTGGRLPAAAAAQVNAVASDAAASDDSDLRNIVHAGTPATAVALALGEARHAGGAALVAAVVLGYEAAGRIASAITPGFRRRGFHGSIGAVFAAAVAAGRLLGLDRRQMAEALGLAATSIGGLTMAADTSTAREYHAGAATWQGVQAALAAEGGFHGELSVFEGRGGFFSSFGGDDGERAAAAAREGLGGAYDIVTDMAIKLGPGAHSFHAIAEAAALAAAKGGIAPEEVSVIAVARPDMAVLSGPLHLTDLISMAHSPAYFAAAGVADGGLSWAHATPEKITDERIHRLIDRVAFLPDPSVEAEADRYRQGATVTVSGAARREGRATVYLPNGAGARGIRWADVDEKCRALLPEGGLTGAAVEACLEDLHGLESLADVAVLSALVTPRAG; the protein is encoded by the coding sequence GTGACGCTCGCCGAGGAGCTCGGCGCGTTCTTCGCGGAGGCGCGGCCGGAGGAGCTCCCCGCGGTGGCGCGCGAGCACGGCGCGATGGTCGTCGCGAGCACCCTCGCGAGCGCGGCGTGCGGCATCGCGATCGACTCGACGCGAGTGCTTCGGTCCCTAGCCGAGCAGCGCGGCGGGAAGGCGGAGTCCTCGCTGTGGTTCACCGGCGGCCGCCTCCCTGCGGCCGCCGCCGCGCAGGTGAACGCGGTGGCGAGCGACGCCGCGGCCTCCGACGACAGCGACCTGCGCAACATCGTGCACGCCGGGACGCCGGCGACGGCCGTCGCCCTCGCCCTCGGCGAGGCCCGCCACGCCGGCGGCGCGGCGCTCGTCGCCGCGGTCGTCCTCGGCTACGAGGCGGCCGGGCGGATCGCCTCGGCCATCACCCCGGGCTTTCGCCGCCGGGGCTTCCACGGCTCGATCGGGGCCGTCTTCGCCGCCGCCGTCGCCGCCGGGCGGCTGCTCGGCCTCGACCGCCGGCAGATGGCCGAGGCGCTCGGCCTCGCCGCGACCTCGATCGGCGGCCTCACGATGGCCGCGGACACGAGCACCGCGCGCGAGTACCACGCCGGCGCCGCGACCTGGCAGGGAGTGCAGGCCGCGCTCGCCGCCGAGGGGGGCTTCCACGGCGAGCTGAGCGTCTTCGAGGGGCGCGGCGGCTTCTTCTCCTCCTTCGGCGGCGACGACGGCGAACGGGCCGCAGCCGCAGCGCGCGAGGGGCTCGGCGGTGCGTACGACATCGTCACTGACATGGCGATCAAGCTCGGCCCCGGCGCGCACTCCTTCCACGCCATCGCCGAGGCGGCGGCGCTCGCCGCGGCGAAGGGGGGGATCGCCCCCGAGGAGGTCAGCGTGATCGCCGTCGCCCGCCCCGACATGGCCGTCCTCTCCGGCCCGCTGCACCTGACCGACCTCATCTCGATGGCGCACAGCCCGGCCTACTTCGCGGCCGCAGGGGTCGCCGACGGCGGCCTCTCCTGGGCGCACGCGACGCCGGAGAAGATCACTGACGAGCGCATCCACCGCCTCATCGACCGCGTCGCCTTCCTCCCAGACCCCTCCGTCGAGGCCGAAGCCGACCGCTACCGCCAGGGAGCGACGGTGACCGTGAGCGGCGCCGCCAGGAGGGAGGGGCGGGCCACCGTCTACCTCCCGAATGGCGCCGGCGCGCGCGGCATCCGCTGGGCCGACGTCGACGAGAAGTGCCGCGCGCTCCTCCCCGAGGGGGGTCTCACCGGCGCCGCCGTCGAGGCGTGCCTCGAGGACCTGCACGGCCTCGAGTCCCTCGCCGATGTCGCCGTGCTGAGCGCCCTCGTCACCCCTCGGGCGGGCTGA
- a CDS encoding acyltransferase produces MSEPGALTAPLDAASREGVARHLPRLTAARAFAALAVFAFHASQLFHLALGPLSSFGYAGVSFFFILSGFVLTWGSGAAIRAPRFYGRRFSRIYPAYAVVLVLTGVLGFSQAPTHELSTTLCAVLLVQAWLPNTGIYAINPPAWSLSVEAAFYAAMPFLHAGLLRLGRARRWSVVLGWFLAFATFVAVAAHAGGGWTSTALANPLGRAAEFLLGMLAAFELRAGHRLRVLPALAVALGSLALCALAGGPVPLPTVELDPLFAVVIVVLAQADLAARPGWFLTGPTLAYLGAISYEFYLVHQFVLDRVSTLRVGRFGAVALSLAIALLASSLLFELVQRPLEGSLRPPRRALAGAFGLVGASAAVLVAFTIPRAELPVRTATVAVAGAISVQGAPVEHVHGSEVVDFSAEAASASGTFALTGPAVSEQLDEETVGATSFYRLRSGSAPSAPWRAVPLVAGLPGRPDDDPAHLAPRVRALGSTVVVGRPLEGTRRGTRLRITVQLSRLSGGELRQLSFATLDGARTTGLTMWMVVDADHLVRQLQYRDELADGRGRLATVTATYTFSHFNDPAPVVRPPASASDGRAASGHAPVIPLFN; encoded by the coding sequence GTGAGCGAGCCCGGGGCCCTCACCGCGCCGCTCGACGCCGCCTCCCGGGAGGGCGTCGCGCGCCACCTCCCCCGCCTCACCGCGGCGCGTGCCTTCGCCGCGCTCGCCGTCTTCGCCTTCCACGCGAGCCAGCTCTTCCACCTCGCGCTCGGGCCGCTCTCGAGCTTCGGCTACGCGGGCGTCAGCTTCTTCTTCATCCTCTCCGGCTTCGTGCTCACCTGGGGGAGCGGCGCAGCGATCCGCGCGCCGCGCTTCTACGGCCGACGCTTCTCTCGGATCTACCCGGCGTACGCGGTGGTCCTCGTCCTCACCGGGGTGCTCGGTTTCAGCCAGGCGCCCACCCACGAGCTCTCGACGACCCTCTGCGCGGTGCTCCTCGTCCAGGCGTGGCTCCCCAACACCGGCATCTACGCGATCAACCCGCCGGCCTGGTCGCTCAGCGTGGAGGCGGCGTTCTACGCGGCGATGCCGTTCCTCCACGCCGGGCTGCTGAGGCTCGGGCGAGCGCGTCGCTGGTCGGTCGTCCTCGGGTGGTTCCTCGCCTTCGCGACCTTCGTCGCCGTCGCCGCGCACGCGGGCGGCGGCTGGACCTCGACGGCGCTCGCCAACCCGCTCGGCCGCGCCGCGGAGTTCCTCCTCGGGATGCTCGCCGCGTTCGAGCTGCGCGCCGGGCACCGCCTGCGCGTCCTGCCCGCGCTCGCGGTCGCGCTCGGCTCGCTCGCCCTCTGCGCCCTCGCCGGTGGGCCGGTGCCGCTGCCGACGGTCGAGCTCGACCCGCTCTTCGCCGTGGTCATCGTCGTGCTCGCCCAGGCCGACCTCGCGGCGCGCCCCGGCTGGTTCCTCACCGGGCCGACGCTCGCCTACCTCGGGGCCATCTCCTACGAGTTCTACCTGGTGCACCAGTTCGTCCTCGATCGCGTCTCGACGCTGCGGGTCGGCAGGTTCGGGGCCGTCGCCCTCTCGCTCGCGATCGCCCTCCTCGCCTCGTCGCTCCTCTTCGAGCTCGTGCAGCGCCCGCTCGAGGGCTCGCTGCGGCCACCGCGCCGCGCCCTCGCCGGGGCGTTCGGGCTCGTCGGTGCGAGCGCCGCCGTGCTCGTCGCTTTCACGATCCCGAGAGCCGAGCTGCCCGTCCGCACCGCGACCGTCGCGGTCGCGGGGGCGATCAGCGTGCAGGGGGCGCCCGTGGAGCACGTGCACGGCAGCGAGGTCGTCGACTTCTCCGCCGAGGCGGCCTCGGCCAGCGGGACCTTCGCCCTCACGGGCCCGGCGGTGAGCGAGCAGCTCGACGAGGAGACGGTGGGGGCGACCTCGTTCTACCGACTGCGGAGCGGCAGCGCGCCCAGCGCGCCCTGGAGGGCGGTGCCCCTCGTCGCGGGCCTCCCCGGCCGCCCCGACGACGACCCGGCGCACCTCGCCCCCCGGGTGCGCGCCCTCGGCAGCACGGTCGTCGTGGGCCGCCCCCTCGAGGGCACGCGCCGCGGCACGAGGCTGCGGATCACCGTGCAGCTCTCCCGTCTGAGCGGTGGCGAGCTGCGCCAGCTCTCCTTCGCGACCCTCGACGGCGCGCGCACGACGGGGCTCACGATGTGGATGGTCGTCGACGCCGACCACCTCGTCCGCCAGCTGCAGTACCGCGACGAGCTCGCCGACGGGCGCGGGCGGCTGGCGACGGTCACCGCGACCTACACCTTCTCGCACTTCAACGACCCCGCGCCGGTCGTGCGGCCCCCCGCGAGCGCGAGTGACGGGCGGGCCGCCTCCGGCCACGCGCCGGTGATCCCGCTCTTCAACTGA
- a CDS encoding FAD-dependent monooxygenase, whose product MARRYQVVIVGGGPVGVALAVELGQRGISCVVVERHLATQRIPKGQNLSQRTLEHFYFWHCVDELRAARILPPGYPIGGATAYQNLRSQYWYAPPGRELVGAYYFQANERLPQYLTEEVLRKRSAALENVTHRYGCVAKSIEQDEAGVRVLVADETWPYEEEVLEGDYLVGCDGGRSLVRETLGIERHGPDFGQKMCLLVFRSREFHEGLAHFPELTTYRVLDPEAGGVWQFFGRVDVGESWFFHGPVPRDATREDYDFQAMLERAAGFSFKAEIDHVGFWELRIEVAERYREGRAFIAGDAAHSHPPYGAFGLNTGLEDATNLGWKLAATLQGWGSEGLLDSYSEERQPIFVETAELIIADGIVRDREFLEAFSPERDAAAFEAAWAEMTGGGGAQGYAGAGVQGYEPHYAGSSVVAGDVGAPISIRGSHSHAALAGHHLSPQLLRSGRNVFEELGEGFTLLVLGPDDEKVAAFAAAAGATAVPLTIVRSPGDEARAAYEAPFILVRPDQYVVWSGEHLPDDPEELLALVTGRAAQPLPTSSSSR is encoded by the coding sequence ATGGCGCGGCGTTATCAGGTCGTGATCGTGGGGGGCGGCCCGGTGGGGGTCGCGCTCGCGGTGGAGCTCGGTCAGCGGGGGATCAGCTGCGTCGTGGTCGAGCGCCACCTCGCCACCCAGCGCATCCCGAAGGGTCAGAACCTCTCGCAACGGACGCTCGAGCACTTCTACTTCTGGCACTGCGTCGACGAGCTGCGCGCGGCGCGCATCCTCCCGCCGGGTTACCCGATCGGCGGCGCGACGGCCTACCAGAACCTGCGCTCGCAGTACTGGTACGCGCCGCCGGGGCGCGAGCTCGTCGGCGCCTACTACTTCCAGGCCAACGAGCGCCTCCCCCAGTACCTCACCGAGGAGGTGCTGCGGAAGCGCTCGGCGGCGCTCGAGAACGTCACCCACCGCTACGGCTGTGTGGCGAAGTCGATCGAGCAGGACGAGGCAGGGGTGCGCGTCCTCGTCGCCGACGAGACCTGGCCCTACGAGGAGGAGGTCCTCGAGGGCGACTACCTCGTCGGCTGCGACGGCGGCCGCTCGCTCGTGCGCGAGACCCTAGGCATCGAGCGTCACGGCCCGGACTTCGGCCAGAAGATGTGCCTCCTCGTCTTCAGATCCCGCGAGTTCCACGAGGGCCTCGCGCACTTCCCCGAGCTCACCACCTATCGCGTCCTTGACCCCGAGGCTGGAGGGGTCTGGCAGTTCTTCGGCCGCGTCGACGTCGGGGAGTCGTGGTTCTTCCACGGCCCCGTGCCGCGCGACGCGACGCGCGAGGACTACGACTTCCAGGCGATGCTCGAGCGCGCGGCCGGCTTCTCCTTCAAGGCCGAGATCGACCACGTCGGCTTCTGGGAGCTGCGCATCGAGGTCGCCGAGCGCTACCGCGAGGGCCGCGCCTTCATCGCCGGTGACGCCGCGCACAGTCACCCGCCCTACGGCGCCTTCGGCCTCAACACGGGCCTCGAGGACGCCACCAACCTCGGCTGGAAGCTCGCCGCCACGCTGCAGGGGTGGGGGAGCGAGGGTCTGCTCGACTCCTACAGCGAGGAGCGCCAACCGATCTTCGTCGAGACGGCCGAGCTGATCATCGCCGACGGCATCGTCCGCGACCGCGAGTTCCTCGAGGCCTTCAGCCCCGAGCGCGACGCGGCCGCGTTCGAGGCCGCGTGGGCGGAGATGACCGGCGGCGGCGGCGCCCAGGGCTACGCCGGGGCGGGGGTGCAGGGCTACGAGCCGCACTACGCGGGCTCCTCGGTGGTGGCGGGCGACGTGGGGGCGCCGATCAGCATCCGCGGCAGCCACAGCCACGCCGCGCTCGCCGGGCACCACCTCTCCCCGCAGCTGCTGCGCTCGGGGCGCAACGTCTTCGAGGAGCTGGGCGAGGGCTTCACCCTTCTCGTCCTCGGCCCCGACGACGAGAAGGTCGCGGCCTTCGCCGCCGCGGCGGGGGCGACGGCGGTGCCGCTCACGATCGTGCGCTCTCCGGGCGACGAGGCGCGTGCCGCCTACGAGGCGCCCTTCATCCTCGTCCGCCCCGACCAGTACGTCGTCTGGTCGGGCGAGCACCTCCCCGACGACCCCGAGGAGCTGCTCGCGCTTGTGACGGGGCGCGCCGCTCAGCCGCTCCCGACCTCGAGCAGCTCGAGGTAG
- a CDS encoding class I SAM-dependent methyltransferase family protein produces the protein MSEDDYWARWHEAYEDPTSERSRRLATVQRQLRAALDGAPEGEVRLLSMCAGEGRDVIEVLADHPRAGDVRALLVERSSELAARAVAAAAHHGLGGVQVLAGDASLTDAYAAVVPAHVLLVCGVFGSISQAEIEATVAELGHLATTGAVAIWTKQSSPPDLREWVRSVFVAAGLEELAYATEEGATFGVGSNRWSGSPLAFRPGRKMFDFRPRTSPAGAS, from the coding sequence GTGTCCGAGGACGACTACTGGGCGCGCTGGCACGAGGCCTACGAGGACCCGACCTCGGAGCGCAGCCGGCGCCTGGCGACGGTGCAGCGCCAGCTACGGGCCGCCCTCGACGGTGCCCCGGAGGGGGAGGTGCGCCTCCTCAGCATGTGCGCCGGCGAGGGCCGCGACGTCATCGAGGTGCTCGCCGACCACCCTCGCGCCGGCGACGTGCGCGCGCTGCTCGTCGAGCGCAGCTCCGAGCTCGCCGCCCGCGCCGTCGCGGCGGCAGCGCACCACGGCCTCGGCGGCGTGCAGGTGCTCGCCGGCGACGCCTCGCTGACCGACGCCTACGCGGCGGTCGTCCCGGCGCACGTGCTCCTCGTGTGCGGCGTCTTCGGGAGCATCAGCCAGGCCGAGATCGAGGCCACCGTGGCCGAGCTGGGGCACCTCGCCACCACCGGCGCGGTGGCGATCTGGACCAAGCAGTCGAGCCCGCCGGACCTCCGCGAGTGGGTGCGCAGCGTCTTTGTCGCCGCCGGCCTCGAGGAGCTCGCCTACGCGACCGAGGAGGGTGCGACCTTCGGGGTCGGGAGCAACCGCTGGAGCGGCTCGCCGCTCGCGTTCCGCCCCGGGCGGAAGATGTTCGACTTCCGCCCGCGCACCTCGCCCGCGGGCGCCTCGTGA
- a CDS encoding DCC1-like thiol-disulfide oxidoreductase family protein has protein sequence MTGPAMGPRGPLLVFDGECGFCTTAARFVERRFRDEAHAAPWQLLGEEALSALGLSAHDAAQAAWWVTREGALERGHRAVGRALQAGGGGRALLGWFVLHPPSSLLAAVVYRVVVRYRHRLPGGTPACRLGGADARGASRLS, from the coding sequence GTGACCGGCCCGGCCATGGGGCCGCGGGGGCCGCTCCTCGTCTTCGACGGCGAGTGCGGCTTCTGCACGACGGCGGCCCGCTTTGTCGAACGGCGCTTCCGCGACGAGGCGCACGCCGCGCCGTGGCAGCTCCTCGGCGAGGAGGCGCTCAGCGCGCTCGGCCTCAGCGCGCACGACGCGGCGCAGGCGGCCTGGTGGGTGACCCGCGAGGGCGCCCTCGAGCGCGGCCACCGGGCGGTCGGAAGGGCGCTGCAGGCGGGTGGCGGTGGCCGCGCCCTACTCGGCTGGTTTGTCCTCCACCCGCCCTCCAGCTTGCTGGCGGCCGTCGTCTACCGCGTCGTCGTGCGCTACCGGCACCGGCTCCCGGGCGGCACCCCGGCCTGCCGTCTGGGCGGGGCCGATGCTCGGGGCGCCAGCCGTCTCAGTTGA
- a CDS encoding YihY/virulence factor BrkB family protein, whose amino-acid sequence MPGAAAGYGPDIAKDRLPGLARRLLRQAGKDRVTTNAASLAFHWFLAVVPGAIALIGAADLSGLPQKRLQSLLHGISVLLPATTAKVFEQALTSPGPRSSSVLALVFGGLVSLWANIEAAVALQFALDMAYETSGDRGFLARRLRALALVGVTLVFGGGAFLLLIVGGPLGSLLAPAGGSWFHFLWTALRWVVGVACVVVLISLYDYLAPNREERRWRLLSVGGAVSTALWLGIAACYSVYLDRVGHTSRAYGTFAGVITLLVWLFLTAVAILLGAELNRELERSRR is encoded by the coding sequence CTGCCGGGGGCGGCGGCTGGGTATGGACCCGACATCGCAAAGGACCGCCTCCCGGGGCTCGCGAGGCGCCTGCTGCGTCAGGCCGGCAAGGACAGGGTCACGACGAACGCCGCCAGCCTGGCGTTCCACTGGTTCCTCGCCGTCGTCCCGGGCGCGATCGCGCTGATCGGCGCCGCCGACCTCTCGGGCCTCCCGCAAAAGCGCCTGCAGTCCCTGCTGCACGGGATCTCCGTGCTGCTACCCGCCACCACGGCGAAGGTCTTCGAGCAGGCGCTCACCTCGCCCGGGCCACGCAGCTCGAGCGTGCTCGCGCTCGTCTTCGGCGGCCTCGTCTCGCTGTGGGCGAACATCGAGGCGGCCGTCGCCCTGCAGTTCGCGCTCGACATGGCGTACGAGACGTCGGGCGACCGAGGTTTCCTCGCCCGGCGCCTGCGGGCCCTCGCGCTCGTCGGCGTCACCCTCGTCTTCGGCGGCGGGGCCTTCCTCTTGCTCATCGTCGGCGGGCCGCTCGGCTCGCTCCTCGCGCCCGCGGGCGGCTCGTGGTTCCACTTCCTGTGGACGGCACTGCGCTGGGTCGTCGGCGTGGCCTGCGTGGTCGTATTGATCTCGCTGTACGACTACCTCGCGCCGAACCGGGAGGAGCGGCGCTGGCGGCTGCTCAGCGTCGGTGGGGCGGTGAGCACCGCCCTCTGGCTGGGGATCGCCGCCTGCTACTCGGTGTACCTCGACCGCGTCGGGCACACCTCGCGCGCCTACGGCACTTTCGCCGGTGTCATCACCCTGCTCGTCTGGCTCTTCCTCACCGCCGTCGCGATCCTCCTCGGCGCGGAGCTCAATAGGGAGCTCGAACGCTCCCGGCGCTAG
- a CDS encoding VOC family protein, with protein sequence MPVSPSTDAAVRPPTLRTAGVHHVSINVKDVGEAIRFYTEVLGLPLRTDRPDFAFGGAWIDVGDQQLHLIEGEVPEARGQHFAFAVEDLDAAVAGLRVAGIEITDPRPVGPRRQSFFSDPAGNYLELLEVGSG encoded by the coding sequence ATGCCCGTCTCCCCCTCCACCGACGCAGCGGTGCGCCCGCCCACGCTGCGCACCGCCGGCGTCCACCACGTCTCGATCAACGTGAAGGACGTCGGCGAGGCGATCCGCTTCTACACCGAGGTCCTCGGCCTGCCGCTGCGCACGGACCGCCCGGACTTCGCCTTCGGGGGCGCCTGGATCGACGTCGGCGACCAGCAGCTCCACCTCATCGAAGGGGAGGTCCCCGAGGCGCGCGGCCAGCACTTCGCCTTCGCCGTCGAGGACCTCGACGCCGCGGTCGCCGGGCTGCGCGTCGCAGGGATCGAGATCACCGACCCGCGTCCCGTCGGGCCGCGCCGGCAGTCCTTCTTCTCGGACCCCGCCGGCAACTACCTCGAGCTGCTCGAGGTCGGGAGCGGCTGA
- a CDS encoding DUF3048 domain-containing protein yields the protein MRAFLRLSAAILVAIAIGVVLVRTPPARPAATPAPAPSTTTTTLPKASPPGPRCPLTDAPAPGVTKVPARPAVAVKVGNEPDGARPQSGLNEADIVFDTAAEGFIMRYVAVFQCENAASIGPTRSVRWVDWNMIAPELSHPILAFAGGIDPNVNGLAAEPYLTGANLLEGGQAAGTRISSRVAPDNLYTSTAALYGLFPSLHNVPQPIFDFGAKVPSDWAPAASVEIDFSGGTDVVWKWSPSEHQWLHTYSGAPDIDVLTGKQVTTTDVVIEEVPYSVGPYSEHGCCSGDIESNLLGSGRGYVLRGGRAFSVTWHRPSVSAKTTFTDATGAEVTLAPGRIWVELELTAQGAPVVTP from the coding sequence ATGCGCGCATTTTTGAGGCTCTCGGCCGCGATCCTGGTGGCGATCGCGATCGGCGTCGTCCTCGTCCGCACCCCCCCGGCGCGACCGGCAGCGACACCCGCCCCGGCACCCTCCACGACGACGACGACCCTCCCGAAGGCGAGCCCCCCCGGGCCGCGCTGCCCCCTCACCGACGCCCCCGCGCCGGGGGTGACCAAGGTCCCCGCCCGCCCGGCAGTCGCGGTGAAGGTCGGCAACGAGCCCGACGGCGCCCGACCCCAGAGCGGCCTCAACGAGGCGGACATCGTCTTCGACACGGCGGCCGAGGGCTTCATCATGCGCTACGTCGCCGTCTTCCAGTGCGAGAACGCAGCGAGCATCGGCCCGACCCGCTCGGTGCGCTGGGTCGACTGGAACATGATCGCCCCCGAGCTCAGCCACCCGATCCTCGCCTTCGCGGGCGGTATCGACCCCAACGTGAACGGCCTCGCCGCCGAGCCGTACCTCACCGGCGCCAACCTCCTCGAGGGGGGGCAGGCCGCGGGGACGCGCATCTCCTCGCGGGTGGCGCCCGACAACCTCTACACGAGCACGGCCGCCCTCTATGGCCTCTTCCCCTCGCTACACAACGTCCCGCAGCCGATCTTCGACTTCGGCGCCAAGGTGCCGAGCGACTGGGCGCCCGCCGCCTCGGTGGAGATCGACTTCTCCGGGGGGACCGACGTCGTCTGGAAGTGGAGCCCGAGCGAGCACCAGTGGCTGCACACCTACTCCGGCGCCCCCGACATCGATGTCCTCACGGGCAAGCAGGTGACCACCACCGACGTGGTGATCGAGGAGGTGCCGTACTCGGTCGGCCCCTACAGCGAGCACGGCTGCTGCAGCGGCGACATCGAGAGCAACCTCCTCGGGAGCGGACGCGGCTACGTGCTGCGCGGCGGACGCGCCTTCAGCGTCACCTGGCACCGCCCGAGCGTCAGCGCGAAGACCACCTTCACCGACGCCACGGGCGCCGAGGTGACGCTCGCACCGGGGCGCATCTGGGTGGAGCTCGAGCTCACCGCGCAGGGCGCGCCGGTCGTCACGCCCTGA
- a CDS encoding nitroreductase family deazaflavin-dependent oxidoreductase — protein sequence MPRRAEIPDPLEYNAATAEEFRANGGRVTGDFEGRPLLLLTTTGARTGAERTSPLIYTMDGDRYVVTAAAGGAPQHPAWYHNLVAEPRVTVEVGSEKFGARAIEPGGEERERLFAERCVATPNFRIYQDKTERRIPIIVLEREAGG from the coding sequence ATGCCGCGGCGCGCCGAGATCCCAGACCCGCTCGAGTACAACGCCGCGACGGCCGAGGAGTTCCGGGCGAACGGCGGCCGGGTCACCGGGGACTTCGAGGGCCGCCCGCTGTTGCTGCTGACGACGACCGGTGCCCGCACCGGCGCCGAGCGCACCTCCCCGCTCATCTACACGATGGACGGCGACCGCTACGTGGTGACGGCCGCGGCGGGGGGTGCCCCGCAGCATCCCGCCTGGTACCACAACCTGGTCGCCGAGCCGCGGGTGACGGTCGAGGTCGGCTCGGAGAAGTTCGGGGCGAGGGCGATCGAGCCGGGGGGCGAGGAGCGCGAGCGGCTCTTCGCCGAGCGCTGCGTGGCGACGCCGAACTTCAGGATCTATCAGGACAAGACCGAGCGCCGGATCCCGATCATCGTCCTCGAGCGCGAGGCCGGCGGCTGA
- a CDS encoding sigma-70 family RNA polymerase sigma factor, translated as MRNDFATASDASLVLLVARWHESALAELYRRHAGAVFGLARRLLNDAVLAEEVVQEVFLRLWRQPERYDPERGSLRSFLLSASHSRAIDTLRSEGARRDRENRDALRTAEAGYDLEREVADLTLAEHVRSALRSLPENEQRPIALAYFAGHTYREVAELLGEPEGTVKGRIRAGLRRMHDALAGSGMVAGGWPE; from the coding sequence GTGCGCAACGATTTCGCCACCGCGAGCGACGCGAGCCTCGTGCTCCTCGTCGCCCGCTGGCACGAGTCCGCCCTCGCCGAGCTCTACCGCCGTCACGCCGGAGCGGTCTTCGGCCTCGCCCGCCGGCTCCTGAACGACGCCGTCCTCGCCGAGGAGGTCGTGCAGGAGGTCTTCCTCCGCCTGTGGCGCCAGCCGGAGCGCTACGACCCCGAGCGCGGGTCGCTCCGCTCCTTCCTGCTCTCGGCGAGCCACAGCCGGGCGATCGACACCCTCCGCTCTGAGGGGGCGCGCCGCGACCGGGAGAACCGGGACGCGTTGCGCACCGCCGAGGCCGGCTATGACCTCGAGCGCGAGGTCGCGGACCTCACCCTCGCCGAGCACGTCCGCAGCGCGCTGAGGTCCCTCCCCGAGAACGAGCAGCGGCCGATCGCGCTCGCCTACTTCGCCGGCCACACCTACCGCGAGGTCGCCGAGCTCCTCGGGGAGCCGGAGGGGACCGTGAAGGGGAGGATCCGCGCCGGCCTGCGGCGGATGCACGACGCTCTCGCCGGAAGCGGCATGGTGGCGGGAGGATGGCCGGAGTGA
- a CDS encoding MGMT family protein, with protein MAGHLPEDGGRPRARPGELVRAILDAVDALAPGSVATYGEIADAAGASPRQVGQVLSRHGEEVPWQRVVMASGVPAAHLAERQLALLAAEGVPLCDGGTRVDWGALRHDPRQQELFGALEV; from the coding sequence GTGGCAGGACACCTTCCCGAGGACGGGGGGCGACCCCGGGCGCGCCCCGGCGAGCTCGTGCGCGCGATCCTCGACGCGGTCGACGCGCTCGCGCCCGGCAGCGTCGCCACCTACGGCGAGATCGCCGATGCCGCCGGCGCCTCGCCCCGCCAGGTGGGACAGGTCCTCTCGCGCCACGGCGAGGAGGTCCCCTGGCAGCGGGTGGTGATGGCGAGCGGGGTCCCCGCCGCGCACCTCGCCGAGCGACAGCTGGCGCTGCTCGCCGCCGAGGGGGTGCCGCTGTGTGACGGCGGCACGCGTGTCGACTGGGGCGCGCTCCGCCACGACCCGCGTCAGCAGGAGCTGTTCGGCGCCCTGGAGGTCTAG
- a CDS encoding sulfite exporter TauE/SafE family protein — MVVLAWVMVGVGAAVQAMTGFGFSLVSAPFLIASYHAPLGIEINLVLSVALNVILLARGHHLVTRRAAGALFVPAALATVAIGLVLRASAGAAWTIAAGALCLAGTLVVWSGISFPRLRGPLATVVVGGLSGAMNVTTGVGGPPVVLFAVNARWEPATSRATMQAYFLGVNAVGLAILGPPAELPLPLLAAVVVGAPLGLALAGRLSVARVRTASLALAALGSLLAIARAL; from the coding sequence ATGGTCGTCCTCGCGTGGGTGATGGTCGGCGTCGGCGCCGCCGTGCAGGCGATGACGGGCTTCGGCTTCTCGCTCGTCTCGGCGCCCTTCCTCATCGCCAGCTACCACGCGCCCCTCGGCATCGAGATCAATCTCGTGCTCTCGGTGGCGCTCAACGTCATCCTGTTGGCGCGCGGCCACCACCTGGTGACGCGCCGCGCCGCGGGGGCGCTCTTCGTGCCCGCCGCGCTCGCGACCGTGGCCATCGGCCTCGTGCTGAGGGCGAGCGCCGGGGCGGCGTGGACGATCGCTGCCGGGGCGCTCTGCCTCGCCGGCACCCTCGTCGTCTGGTCGGGGATCTCCTTCCCGCGGCTGCGCGGCCCGCTGGCGACGGTCGTCGTCGGCGGGCTGAGCGGTGCGATGAACGTCACCACCGGGGTCGGCGGCCCTCCCGTGGTGCTCTTCGCGGTGAACGCCCGCTGGGAGCCGGCGACGAGCCGGGCGACGATGCAGGCCTACTTCCTCGGCGTGAACGCCGTCGGCCTCGCGATCCTCGGCCCGCCTGCAGAGCTCCCCCTGCCGTTGCTGGCGGCGGTGGTGGTCGGTGCTCCGCTCGGCCTCGCCCTCGCCGGCCGCCTCTCGGTCGCGCGCGTCCGCACGGCCTCGCTCGCCCTCGCCGCGCTCGGCTCGCTCCTCGCGATCGCCCGCGCGCTGTGA